One part of the Patescibacteria group bacterium genome encodes these proteins:
- a CDS encoding MFS transporter: MIKKITRIYLFSAGGIILAQSFFFATYQLFLLEHHLSYLQINLINLAYMASCFILEIPTGAYADVFGRRKSIIIGCLILSLSFLIYFLSPNFWIFVLAEIIGAFGSTFISGALEAWMVDSLKRANYTGDLEKIYEKEGRYRLVGLMLGSLSGAWLGSFNLSYPWLASALGMLIVSIYIHLALPKNGAHHKQLKFNFRAIHQTAHESVQYGYRHRGLFYLIGFGACLALSFQAFNMQWPIVFSGYGLSVAKMGWIFNAIALTNFLGTQLARPFLKIVGRKNPQQEKHALIWSQAITAIGMALAASGLGLYPVLNGFLLHEVGRGLWRPLKQAYLNRRINDEQRATVLSFDSMISQLGAGLGLLLSGYLADSFSISWAWLASALLVFVSIFIFSRLKNGK, translated from the coding sequence ATGATTAAAAAAATTACCCGCATCTACTTATTTAGCGCTGGCGGAATTATTTTAGCGCAATCTTTCTTTTTTGCTACCTACCAGCTCTTCCTGTTAGAGCACCATTTGTCCTATCTCCAGATCAATCTTATCAATCTGGCTTATATGGCAAGCTGCTTCATCCTGGAGATTCCCACTGGGGCCTATGCTGATGTATTTGGACGGAGAAAATCTATTATCATCGGCTGCCTGATTCTCAGCCTATCCTTCCTCATCTATTTTCTGTCGCCTAATTTCTGGATATTCGTCTTAGCAGAAATAATTGGAGCTTTCGGCAGCACCTTTATTTCCGGAGCTCTGGAGGCCTGGATGGTTGATTCACTTAAACGAGCTAATTACACCGGCGATCTGGAAAAAATCTACGAAAAAGAAGGCCGCTATCGTCTGGTCGGGTTGATGCTGGGGAGTTTAAGCGGTGCCTGGCTCGGCTCTTTCAATCTCAGCTATCCTTGGCTGGCCAGCGCTCTGGGCATGCTGATAGTCAGCATCTATATCCATTTGGCTTTACCTAAAAACGGCGCCCACCACAAACAGCTCAAATTCAACTTTCGAGCCATCCACCAAACCGCTCATGAGAGCGTGCAATATGGCTACCGTCATCGCGGTCTCTTCTATCTCATCGGCTTTGGTGCCTGCTTAGCCCTCTCCTTCCAAGCCTTCAACATGCAATGGCCGATAGTCTTCTCTGGCTATGGTCTCAGCGTGGCTAAAATGGGCTGGATCTTCAACGCGATTGCTTTGACTAATTTTTTAGGGACTCAATTAGCTCGACCCTTTCTGAAGATAGTCGGGCGAAAAAATCCTCAACAGGAAAAACATGCTCTTATCTGGTCACAAGCGATTACGGCCATCGGTATGGCGCTAGCCGCTTCAGGCCTTGGCCTATACCCAGTTTTAAACGGCTTCCTGCTCCATGAAGTCGGCCGGGGACTATGGCGTCCTCTAAAGCAAGCCTATTTAAACAGGCGCATCAATGACGAGCAAAGGGCCACCGTCCTATCTTTTGACTCCATGATCTCCCAGCTCGGCGCCGGACTCGGATTACTGTTAAGCGGTTATCTAGCTGACAGTTTCTCGATCTCCTGGGCTTGGCTCGCTTCTGCTCTCTTGGTTTTCGTCTCGATCTTTATCTTTTCCCGCCTCAAAAATGGAAAATAG
- a CDS encoding radical SAM protein has translation MIRKGLKRFTDGHRNLWRLIIGKPMKPRRLWFEVTDNCNSHCTHCSIWSQPNCPKPLNIDEIRKIFSDPLLNEVETIINSGGEAILHPQITEIVKIQHELLPKAHLDLSTNGLLPDKTISIVEEILRNGAKTGIKLNVGVSLDGLGDKHDKIRGVPGNFQKVDRLLKGLKELKNKYPKNLSLIIGLTLSELTVDGWEDVKKYADNLGIELMVQWYNQSSFYGNDKDGSSKELQRKMKDAVSKQVQSTTRERWLKLLENKSIKFRCFAANTFFVMKCDGTVVPCLTHWDMEIGNARRQSFAEIWNNPGAAKARCTAKHCPGCLNSWGLNWSLSDAFWPRLMFFVRHPKEIIKKIKEKK, from the coding sequence ATGATTAGAAAAGGTTTAAAAAGATTTACTGATGGTCATCGCAATCTTTGGCGTCTAATAATCGGCAAACCAATGAAACCAAGGCGGCTATGGTTTGAAGTAACTGACAACTGTAATTCTCACTGCACTCATTGCAGCATCTGGTCTCAACCTAATTGCCCCAAGCCTCTTAATATAGATGAAATCAGAAAAATATTTAGCGACCCCCTACTCAATGAAGTTGAAACGATTATTAATTCTGGGGGCGAAGCCATTTTACATCCCCAAATTACTGAGATAGTTAAAATACAACACGAACTTCTGCCTAAAGCCCACCTAGATTTAAGCACCAACGGATTACTTCCTGACAAAACAATCAGTATCGTTGAAGAAATCCTTAGAAACGGAGCCAAAACTGGAATCAAACTAAATGTCGGGGTCTCACTCGACGGATTGGGCGACAAACACGACAAGATTAGAGGCGTCCCGGGTAACTTCCAAAAAGTTGACCGACTTTTAAAGGGCTTAAAAGAACTAAAAAACAAATATCCCAAAAACCTTTCCCTTATTATTGGCTTAACTCTATCAGAATTAACGGTTGATGGTTGGGAAGATGTTAAAAAATACGCTGATAACTTAGGTATAGAATTAATGGTTCAGTGGTATAACCAATCATCTTTTTATGGTAACGACAAAGATGGCAGCAGCAAAGAACTACAGAGAAAAATGAAAGACGCTGTTTCCAAGCAAGTGCAAAGTACTACACGCGAAAGATGGTTAAAATTACTAGAAAATAAATCGATTAAATTCCGCTGTTTCGCTGCCAATACTTTCTTTGTGATGAAATGTGACGGCACCGTTGTTCCCTGTCTTACTCATTGGGATATGGAAATTGGCAATGCTCGCAGACAAAGCTTCGCTGAAATCTGGAATAACCCAGGGGCCGCAAAGGCTCGTTGCACAGCTAAACATTGCCCGGGTTGCTTGAATTCTTGGGGGCTAAATTGGAGCTTAAGTGATGCCTTCTGGCCTAGATTAATGTTTTTTGTCAGGCATCCGAAGGAGATAATTAAAAAAATTAAAGAAAAAAAATAA
- a CDS encoding SPFH domain-containing protein → MMNYLLLSVGLVIFLIILAGIRVVSQNTVLVIEFLGKFKRIMNAGLNYKIPLFEKVVEKISLRQQNFAINGLYPSKDKVIIDVSTNLIYSVESNSDGVKKYVYALSERNKSIGAIIENSLRTYIAKETHEGILEKKEELAAHIRGDLEKQFSEWGMLINSFQITGVSFPPTITQAMSEVVASEQLKKAAENKGEATKIQAVKEAEAERERKRLQGEGIAMEREAIARGLKESIEIVKGSTNQSSSEILALLTLTQYLDTLKTIGLNDNSKVIFMDTSVNKTSDLLQQLTGALEINKSQNKV, encoded by the coding sequence ATGATGAACTATTTATTACTTTCTGTGGGCTTAGTAATTTTTTTAATCATTTTAGCTGGTATACGAGTTGTTAGCCAAAACACCGTTCTAGTCATTGAATTTTTAGGAAAATTCAAAAGAATCATGAATGCGGGATTAAATTATAAAATTCCACTTTTTGAGAAGGTTGTAGAGAAAATCTCTTTGCGCCAACAAAATTTTGCGATTAATGGCTTATATCCTTCTAAAGATAAAGTTATCATAGATGTTTCAACCAACCTTATCTACTCCGTGGAAAGCAATAGTGACGGCGTTAAAAAATATGTTTACGCCCTATCTGAAAGAAATAAATCTATTGGCGCAATTATCGAAAATTCTTTACGAACTTATATCGCCAAGGAAACACATGAAGGTATTTTAGAAAAAAAGGAAGAATTAGCCGCTCATATTAGAGGCGATTTAGAAAAACAATTTTCTGAATGGGGCATGCTTATCAATAGTTTTCAAATTACGGGAGTCAGTTTTCCGCCGACCATTACCCAAGCTATGTCTGAGGTAGTAGCCTCTGAACAGTTGAAAAAAGCCGCCGAAAACAAAGGAGAGGCCACTAAGATTCAGGCCGTTAAAGAGGCTGAAGCAGAAAGAGAAAGAAAGCGTCTCCAGGGCGAGGGTATAGCCATGGAAAGGGAAGCGATTGCCAGGGGGTTAAAAGAGTCGATCGAAATCGTTAAGGGTTCGACCAATCAAAGCTCTTCCGAGATATTAGCCCTGCTGACATTAACTCAATATCTGGATACTTTAAAAACCATCGGTTTAAATGATAATAGTAAGGTGATTTTTATGGACACCAGTGTTAATAAAACTTCAGATTTATTGCAACAATTGACCGGAGCATTGGAAATTAACAAATCCCAGAATAAAGTTTAA
- a CDS encoding NYN domain-containing protein, which produces MNFVELKAEYYLFKKADFGRVYVFVDFGNVRPWAKELWPEENKFRISQEVDIAKLAEIINWIFPIKRLFYYGRYLENTNFPKEHDNNKKYRASMFRLDKARKNGFEVKTKDIKMIPHYDESGVFLNKVPKCNFDVEITMDMITKSEKYDTVMLFSGDSYFGGLLSYLKSKGKKVIVVCTRNRMSKELQAVADVFIPAETLGGFLKLENTRIKKHSACAEV; this is translated from the coding sequence ATGAATTTTGTTGAACTAAAAGCCGAATATTATTTATTCAAAAAGGCAGACTTTGGTCGTGTCTATGTTTTTGTTGATTTTGGCAATGTCCGTCCTTGGGCTAAAGAATTATGGCCGGAAGAAAATAAGTTCAGAATTAGCCAGGAAGTAGATATCGCGAAATTGGCAGAAATTATTAATTGGATTTTTCCAATAAAGAGACTATTTTATTACGGCCGTTATTTAGAAAATACAAATTTTCCCAAAGAGCACGATAATAATAAAAAATATCGAGCCTCAATGTTCAGACTAGACAAAGCCAGAAAGAACGGGTTTGAAGTTAAGACTAAGGACATTAAAATGATTCCGCATTATGATGAGTCCGGCGTCTTTTTAAATAAGGTTCCGAAATGTAATTTTGATGTAGAGATAACCATGGATATGATCACTAAATCCGAGAAATATGATACGGTCATGCTTTTCTCCGGCGATAGCTATTTTGGCGGACTGCTTAGTTACTTAAAAAGCAAAGGTAAAAAAGTGATTGTTGTTTGCACTAGGAACAGAATGAGTAAAGAGTTGCAGGCCGTGGCTGATGTGTTTATTCCGGCGGAAACATTGGGCGGCTTTTTAAAGCTTGAAAATACCAGAATAAAAAAACACTCCGCTTGCGCGGAGGTGTGA
- a CDS encoding flippase, protein MQENFWRLIYRLTPLSWHQYFDQSGWRRYFGNTSWLFLAQLVSLVISFFIGVIIARRLGPELYGTLNYALSLTTILGIFFCFGIDAAMNRELIKYPEKEKSLLGTFWVIKLLGGFLTLASVIFISIWKNFDVLTFSLVVLFAFVFIGQSFNVITLFFQARVESKKSSLAQIGASLVSLSLKIIWLFSSLNLLVLAIIYLSDVIFNSLFLILYYRRGSGSLRQWRFDCKVFRNIITSGGLLMFSGVAILAILKIDQVIIGQFLGKTEVGFYAVADRLTEVWDFIPRLICLSLFTAIINAYRTDIKLYRRRVRRLYQLMLVLSISLTILILLISRPLIMMLFGPEYEPSVAVLRVYVLSLPGIFLFTAANQRLVAENREKIILLANLSGLTLNIVLNFLFLPRFGLIGSAWATVVTFTYLTIFMVFRPTRQQPNGAASLVEPDKTRDVNSISF, encoded by the coding sequence ATGCAGGAAAATTTTTGGCGCTTAATTTATCGTTTAACACCTTTATCGTGGCATCAGTATTTTGATCAGTCGGGTTGGAGGCGTTATTTTGGTAACACTTCTTGGCTTTTTTTGGCCCAATTGGTTTCTTTGGTTATATCTTTTTTTATTGGAGTTATTATTGCTCGTCGTTTAGGTCCGGAATTATATGGTACACTAAATTATGCCTTAAGCCTAACTACTATTTTGGGCATATTTTTTTGTTTCGGCATTGATGCGGCCATGAATAGGGAATTGATTAAATATCCCGAAAAAGAGAAGTCTCTTCTAGGGACATTCTGGGTTATTAAGCTATTGGGCGGGTTCTTGACTTTGGCTTCGGTTATTTTTATTTCTATTTGGAAGAATTTTGATGTATTAACTTTTAGTTTAGTGGTATTATTTGCCTTTGTATTTATAGGGCAATCATTTAATGTAATTACTCTGTTTTTTCAAGCTAGAGTTGAGTCAAAAAAATCATCTTTAGCCCAAATTGGTGCTAGCCTGGTGTCATTATCATTAAAAATCATTTGGCTATTTTCTTCGCTAAATCTTTTAGTCTTGGCGATTATCTATTTATCCGACGTCATTTTTAATAGTCTTTTTTTGATTTTATATTATCGTCGTGGGTCTGGCAGTCTACGCCAATGGCGTTTTGATTGCAAGGTATTCCGAAACATAATAACTTCGGGGGGCTTGTTGATGTTTTCTGGAGTAGCTATTTTGGCTATTTTGAAGATTGACCAGGTAATTATTGGTCAATTTTTAGGTAAGACGGAAGTTGGGTTCTATGCTGTAGCTGATCGTTTAACTGAGGTCTGGGATTTTATACCACGCCTAATTTGTTTGTCTCTATTTACAGCTATTATTAATGCTTATCGGACAGATATTAAGCTTTATCGTCGTCGTGTCCGTCGTCTTTACCAGCTGATGCTTGTTTTATCAATCAGTCTTACTATTTTGATTTTATTAATTTCCCGTCCGTTAATAATGATGTTATTCGGTCCAGAGTATGAGCCGTCGGTAGCTGTTTTAAGAGTTTACGTTTTGTCTTTGCCTGGTATTTTTTTGTTTACTGCCGCAAATCAGCGTTTAGTAGCGGAAAATAGAGAAAAGATTATTTTATTAGCCAATCTTTCTGGCTTAACTCTTAATATTGTTTTAAACTTTTTATTTCTACCTCGCTTTGGTTTAATCGGTTCTGCTTGGGCGACAGTAGTAACTTTTACTTATTTAACTATCTTTATGGTTTTTCGTCCCACCCGGCAACAGCCTAATGGGGCAGCTTCTTTAGTAGAGCCGGATAAGACTCGTGATGTCAATAGTATCTCGTTTTAA
- a CDS encoding class I SAM-dependent methyltransferase: MPLKEANKPCPACSQNNFSFILDTKNKNGEFSLYECANCQGQFFFPFFHPGGNWYEQGDTYNQKDEAKPRHPHCYHQHFLKTVELPQKFTALDLGCGTGEFLNALKLRGGEAYGVDIDRAAIEIAKNFFPSIKFQAGKIEEFLGQPKLTEMDYVTMFEVFEHTDDPFEIIDAIQPWLKDSGKLFISLPSRERFRPNWAKWDFPLHHLSRWDQASLSKALSLHGFSVIRTDYINSYGQLREIILEYLADKLHFKQARRFKATAKTNNQTNGNVQKIGIPGKIKHITKKTVYRTARFIGVKFAPSFLASLIYPIAIISKPKSGVMFIEAVKIKKVNY, from the coding sequence ATGCCACTAAAAGAAGCAAATAAGCCCTGTCCTGCTTGTAGTCAAAATAATTTTTCTTTCATTTTAGACACAAAAAACAAAAATGGGGAATTTTCATTATACGAATGCGCAAATTGTCAGGGACAATTCTTTTTTCCCTTCTTCCATCCGGGCGGAAATTGGTATGAACAGGGTGATACCTACAATCAAAAAGACGAGGCGAAACCTCGTCATCCACATTGTTATCACCAGCACTTTTTAAAAACAGTAGAATTACCGCAAAAATTTACTGCTCTGGATCTTGGATGCGGCACTGGCGAATTTTTGAACGCCCTAAAATTACGAGGCGGAGAAGCTTATGGGGTTGATATTGACCGCGCCGCTATTGAAATTGCGAAAAATTTTTTTCCATCAATCAAATTCCAAGCTGGAAAAATTGAAGAGTTTTTAGGCCAACCAAAACTTACCGAGATGGATTATGTAACAATGTTTGAAGTCTTCGAGCACACAGATGATCCTTTTGAAATAATAGACGCTATTCAGCCTTGGCTAAAAGATAGCGGAAAACTCTTTATAAGCCTGCCCTCGCGAGAACGCTTCCGTCCTAACTGGGCGAAGTGGGACTTTCCGCTACATCACCTTAGCCGATGGGATCAAGCATCGCTAAGCAAAGCCCTATCTTTGCATGGATTTTCTGTTATAAGGACGGACTACATTAATAGTTATGGCCAACTCAGGGAAATAATCTTAGAATATTTAGCTGACAAGCTACACTTTAAACAAGCTAGACGTTTCAAGGCAACTGCGAAAACAAACAACCAGACAAACGGAAACGTACAGAAAATAGGCATACCAGGAAAGATAAAACATATTACTAAAAAAACGGTTTACCGGACTGCCCGTTTTATTGGGGTTAAATTCGCGCCGTCATTTCTAGCGTCCCTAATTTATCCAATTGCCATTATCAGCAAGCCTAAAAGTGGCGTCATGTTTATTGAAGCAGTAAAAATAAAAAAAGTTAATTATTAA
- a CDS encoding NADP-dependent malic enzyme yields the protein MSDVYQKSLELHLEHQGKLEVASKVSLNDREALSLAYTPGVAEVCRAIAKDKSQARSLTMKGNMVAVISDGSAILGLGNLGPEAALPVMEGKCILFKEFAGLDAFPICLDTQDEEEIIKAVKLLAPVFGGINLEDISAPRCFNIEKRLKQELNIPVMHDDQHGTATVVLAGLINALKVKGLDKAETRVVINGAGAAGTAISKLLLAYGFKNIIICDRQGAIYEGRPGLDSYKQELAALSNPEKVSGPLSQALFGADIFIGVSAPGVLNGEMIKAMKPEPIIFALANPVPEIMPEEAKQAGALIVATGRSDYPNQINNVLVFPGIFRGALDNMVKMIDAEVLIKAALNLAALVPEPRPDLILPDPFNKEVAPAVARAFSVS from the coding sequence ATGTCAGACGTCTATCAAAAATCACTTGAGCTCCATTTGGAGCATCAAGGCAAGCTAGAAGTAGCCAGTAAAGTTAGCCTTAACGACAGGGAGGCGCTAAGCTTAGCCTATACCCCTGGAGTCGCCGAGGTTTGCCGGGCTATTGCCAAGGATAAAAGCCAGGCTCGGAGCCTGACGATGAAGGGAAATATGGTGGCGGTAATCAGTGACGGGAGCGCTATTTTAGGTTTAGGGAATCTCGGCCCCGAGGCCGCTTTGCCGGTAATGGAAGGGAAATGTATCCTCTTTAAAGAATTCGCCGGTCTCGATGCTTTTCCTATTTGCCTAGATACTCAGGATGAGGAAGAAATAATCAAGGCGGTCAAGTTACTTGCTCCGGTATTTGGGGGGATAAATTTGGAGGATATTTCCGCCCCTCGTTGTTTTAATATCGAAAAGAGGCTCAAGCAGGAGTTAAATATCCCGGTCATGCATGATGATCAGCATGGTACCGCCACAGTTGTTCTAGCTGGCTTAATTAATGCTTTGAAAGTTAAAGGCTTGGATAAAGCGGAAACCAGGGTGGTAATTAATGGGGCCGGAGCCGCTGGTACGGCTATTAGTAAATTACTTCTGGCCTATGGTTTTAAAAATATAATTATTTGCGATCGCCAGGGGGCTATTTACGAAGGCCGTCCGGGTTTAGATTCGTATAAGCAGGAATTGGCCGCCCTTAGCAATCCAGAAAAAGTCTCCGGTCCTTTATCCCAAGCTTTATTTGGGGCTGATATTTTTATCGGCGTCAGCGCGCCAGGGGTGTTAAACGGCGAGATGATTAAAGCCATGAAGCCTGAACCAATTATTTTTGCCCTAGCTAATCCAGTACCAGAAATCATGCCCGAGGAAGCCAAGCAGGCCGGAGCATTAATCGTCGCTACCGGTCGGAGCGATTATCCCAATCAGATTAATAATGTTTTGGTTTTTCCGGGTATCTTCCGGGGCGCTTTAGATAATATGGTTAAAATGATTGATGCTGAGGTTCTAATTAAGGCCGCCCTTAATTTAGCGGCTTTAGTCCCGGAGCCTCGCCCAGATTTGATCCTGCCAGATCCTTTTAATAAAGAGGTGGCGCCAGCGGTAGCTCGGGCTTTTAGTGTGTCATAG
- a CDS encoding glycosyltransferase family 4 protein — MKITWLIPTTGLTGGVKVIFEHANRLQRRGHQVTLVYPYILPLRPTSKMIIFGYLKMLRRFFISLFKGKGIGWFNLDKGVILKRVRDLSNKNLPDGDIIIATANETADWLNICAASKGKKFYFIQDYETWTRNEAQVDATWRMPFKKIVISSWLKDLAKDKFHEPVAGLVFNGVDLETFTPKDYTRESRRGKINILMLYHVFPKKGFIDGLTAYNKAKEKYPNLELSLFSVYRPRQDVPADAKFYYRPSRSQLKNLYQAADIFLWPSRVEGFGLPPLEAMACGTAVITTATGAAFDYARDGENAVVVYPSDINAMVDALEDLIKNSEKRTSLGAAAAKMAQEFSWEKSNSNLENLLLRS; from the coding sequence ATGAAAATTACTTGGTTAATTCCCACCACCGGCTTAACTGGTGGCGTGAAAGTTATTTTTGAGCATGCCAACCGTTTGCAACGGCGTGGGCATCAAGTGACTTTAGTGTATCCCTATATTTTACCTCTACGGCCAACATCAAAGATGATTATCTTTGGTTATTTAAAAATGCTGCGGCGTTTTTTTATCTCTTTATTTAAAGGGAAGGGGATTGGTTGGTTTAATTTAGATAAAGGAGTGATTTTAAAAAGAGTTAGAGATCTATCAAATAAGAATTTACCTGATGGAGATATTATTATTGCCACCGCTAACGAAACCGCCGATTGGCTGAATATTTGTGCTGCTTCTAAGGGTAAAAAATTTTATTTTATCCAAGATTATGAAACCTGGACGAGAAACGAAGCCCAGGTAGATGCTACTTGGCGGATGCCATTTAAGAAAATAGTTATTTCTTCTTGGTTAAAGGATTTGGCCAAAGACAAGTTTCATGAGCCGGTAGCTGGATTAGTTTTCAATGGCGTTGATTTAGAAACATTTACGCCCAAAGATTATACAAGAGAGAGTAGACGGGGAAAGATAAATATTTTAATGCTCTATCACGTTTTTCCTAAGAAGGGTTTTATTGATGGACTTACCGCTTATAATAAAGCTAAGGAAAAATATCCTAATCTAGAATTATCACTTTTTAGCGTTTATCGTCCCAGACAAGATGTCCCAGCTGATGCTAAGTTCTATTATCGCCCGAGCCGAAGCCAGCTGAAAAATTTATATCAGGCAGCCGATATCTTTTTATGGCCTAGTCGTGTTGAAGGTTTCGGCTTGCCTCCACTTGAAGCAATGGCCTGCGGCACAGCCGTTATTACCACGGCCACCGGAGCCGCTTTTGATTATGCCAGAGATGGTGAGAATGCGGTAGTGGTATACCCATCCGATATTAATGCCATGGTAGACGCTTTGGAAGACTTGATTAAAAATTCAGAGAAGAGAACTTCGCTAGGAGCGGCGGCCGCTAAGATGGCGCAAGAATTTTCTTGGGAGAAGAGTAACAGTAATTTAGAGAACTTATTATTAAGGAGTTAA
- the asnS gene encoding asparagine--tRNA ligase has translation MSYTLIRNLYQDASKYLGQKVTVGAWVRTVRSSKDFAFIELNDGSFFKGLQVVFDTSLDNFSEIEKLGVGSSLEVEGVLKESPASGQAFELKADKITILGDSPEDYPLQKKKHSFEFLRTIAHLRGRSNTFSAVFRLRSALSFAIHKFFQEEGFSYVHTPIISTSDAEGAGEVFGLTTFDLKKTLPKDKDGEIDYSQDFFGRKAGLTVSGQLEAETLISGLNKVYTFGPTFRAENSNTTRHACEFWMIEPEMAFAELQDDMDLAERMIKYLIRYVLKELPEEMEFFNKFIDENLQSRLEKVLNSEFIRLTYTEAIDKLIASGQKFEYPVKWGIDLQTEHERYLTEKIFNAPVFLTDYPKDIKAFYMRQNDDGKTVAAMDLLVPGIGEIIGGSQREERLEKLEARIKELGLKAEDYWWYLDLRKYGSVKHAGFGLGFERAIMYFSGMANIRDVIPFPRTPKNAEF, from the coding sequence ATGTCTTACACTTTAATTAGAAATTTATATCAAGACGCTAGTAAGTATTTGGGGCAGAAAGTTACGGTCGGTGCCTGGGTGCGAACGGTGCGTAGCTCTAAAGATTTTGCCTTTATTGAATTAAATGACGGTAGTTTTTTCAAAGGCCTACAGGTCGTTTTTGATACCAGCTTGGATAATTTTAGTGAAATTGAAAAGCTAGGAGTAGGCTCATCCTTGGAAGTGGAGGGGGTGCTCAAGGAATCACCGGCCTCTGGCCAAGCCTTTGAACTGAAGGCAGATAAGATTACTATCCTAGGCGATTCGCCTGAAGATTATCCTCTGCAGAAGAAAAAACATAGTTTTGAATTTTTGCGTACAATCGCTCACTTGCGTGGCCGCAGTAACACTTTCTCCGCCGTCTTCCGTCTCCGTTCCGCTCTTAGTTTTGCTATCCACAAATTTTTTCAAGAAGAAGGTTTTTCCTATGTCCATACCCCAATTATTTCTACCAGCGATGCCGAGGGGGCAGGGGAAGTATTTGGATTAACTACTTTTGACCTTAAAAAAACTTTGCCTAAAGATAAGGACGGAGAAATTGATTACTCACAAGATTTTTTTGGCCGTAAAGCCGGATTGACGGTCAGCGGCCAGCTAGAAGCTGAAACATTAATTAGCGGTCTTAATAAAGTCTATACTTTTGGGCCGACCTTTCGGGCGGAAAATTCTAATACCACTCGGCATGCTTGCGAATTTTGGATGATTGAGCCGGAAATGGCTTTTGCTGAGCTACAAGATGATATGGATCTGGCGGAACGGATGATTAAATATTTGATTCGTTACGTTCTCAAAGAGCTGCCAGAAGAGATGGAATTTTTCAATAAGTTTATTGACGAGAATTTACAATCTAGATTGGAAAAGGTCTTAAATTCCGAATTTATCCGCCTAACCTATACCGAAGCGATAGACAAGCTCATCGCTAGCGGTCAGAAATTCGAGTATCCAGTTAAATGGGGAATCGATCTTCAAACCGAGCATGAACGCTATCTGACTGAAAAGATTTTTAACGCTCCAGTTTTTTTGACCGACTATCCCAAAGACATCAAGGCTTTCTATATGCGCCAGAATGATGATGGAAAAACCGTGGCCGCTATGGATCTCTTGGTTCCGGGCATCGGAGAAATTATCGGTGGTAGCCAGAGAGAGGAGAGATTAGAAAAATTGGAAGCTAGAATCAAAGAATTGGGTCTTAAAGCCGAAGACTATTGGTGGTATCTGGATCTACGCAAGTACGGCAGCGTCAAACATGCCGGTTTTGGTTTAGGCTTTGAGCGGGCGATCATGTATTTTTCCGGCATGGCCAACATCCGTGACGTCATTCCATTCCCGCGTACGCCCAAGAACGCCGAGTTCTAA